The Bacillus basilensis genome includes a region encoding these proteins:
- a CDS encoding GMC family oxidoreductase: MPSKNRNCFNPCEFPYSLFPCAFPCAVPEPIKPIDPTKFDYIVIGAGTAGGVIAKELTDDKSTSVLVLEAGTNMTNELSNPSILAAINTTRGNRFSFNVTSELESTIARTLIATNGRAIGGSSEISDMYAVRGSKELYNQWASLVGNQWSYDKISSLFVKNETYTGSTQDPDERGSQGPIFIRQQSIPPNGLINTLVQATNTVLGTPIAVDYNTGIRDCAFYKSQIIQKEVSPGQFVRSSTATGYLNDHIVSQGNQFHPDEFGVGGRKLVILAKTTVNKILFKKKNGLNIAVGVEFVKDGVSHRRFARKGIIVSAGFFSSVILQRSGIGKSNDLAKAGIPTFIESPNVGHNLQTHGYVGLGVEIDTSQILPIFFADPNFPLILGAFQAENPMNLLESRRLQLIGAPIPFFIPAPDVISNGWSLDLTFQTTPSIMSFGIVDVNTKSRGTVLVEHSDPEAYPSLNFNPLEDPNDLTYMVDQYKRIYNIIVEARDSLKYPNNGIGKVVYPPESIFQLPNNDPNKQQQLENYVKASYTNFSLGGQCRMGQTIQEGVVDGFLNVFGTKNLKVADLSISPIIPDGQPSAAAQMIGLNAVRFIKEYPSPYVMTDKELEDYENEIKKI; the protein is encoded by the coding sequence ATGCCATCAAAAAATAGAAATTGTTTTAATCCTTGCGAATTTCCTTATTCATTATTTCCTTGTGCATTTCCTTGTGCAGTTCCAGAGCCTATAAAACCAATAGACCCTACTAAATTTGATTATATCGTGATTGGTGCCGGAACTGCTGGAGGGGTAATCGCCAAAGAATTAACGGATGACAAAAGTACTTCTGTACTAGTGCTAGAAGCAGGAACAAATATGACGAATGAGCTAAGTAATCCTAGCATTCTTGCGGCCATTAATACAACTCGAGGTAACAGGTTTAGCTTTAATGTTACTTCTGAATTAGAATCGACTATTGCACGTACCCTTATTGCAACAAATGGTCGCGCCATAGGGGGAAGTTCAGAAATTAGTGACATGTACGCCGTACGTGGCAGTAAAGAGTTGTATAATCAGTGGGCAAGTCTTGTTGGTAATCAATGGAGTTACGACAAGATTAGCTCCTTATTTGTAAAAAATGAAACCTATACAGGATCGACACAAGACCCTGATGAACGAGGATCACAAGGGCCAATCTTTATTAGGCAACAGAGTATTCCCCCTAATGGATTGATCAATACGTTAGTTCAAGCAACAAACACTGTATTGGGAACGCCGATTGCTGTGGACTATAATACCGGCATAAGGGATTGTGCATTTTATAAATCGCAAATTATTCAAAAAGAAGTTAGCCCCGGTCAATTTGTCCGATCCTCAACGGCAACAGGTTATTTAAATGACCATATTGTCAGTCAAGGAAACCAGTTCCATCCAGATGAATTTGGAGTTGGTGGAAGAAAGTTAGTTATTTTAGCTAAAACAACCGTTAACAAAATTTTATTTAAGAAAAAAAATGGACTGAACATTGCGGTTGGTGTTGAATTTGTCAAGGATGGTGTTTCACATAGAAGGTTTGCAAGAAAAGGCATTATCGTCTCTGCAGGATTTTTTTCCTCAGTCATTCTACAACGTTCAGGAATCGGTAAATCGAATGATTTGGCTAAAGCAGGTATACCAACATTTATAGAGAGTCCAAATGTGGGTCACAATCTTCAAACCCATGGTTATGTTGGATTAGGAGTTGAAATAGATACCTCTCAAATTCTTCCTATATTTTTTGCTGATCCCAACTTTCCACTTATCTTAGGTGCTTTCCAAGCAGAGAATCCAATGAATCTACTAGAAAGTCGTCGTCTCCAACTGATAGGGGCTCCTATCCCATTTTTTATCCCTGCTCCAGATGTGATCAGCAATGGTTGGAGTTTAGATTTAACTTTCCAAACTACTCCAAGTATCATGAGTTTTGGTATTGTAGACGTGAATACAAAAAGCAGGGGTACAGTGTTAGTGGAACATAGCGATCCAGAGGCTTATCCATCTCTTAACTTCAATCCGTTGGAAGATCCCAATGACCTAACATATATGGTCGATCAATATAAGAGAATTTATAATATTATTGTAGAGGCTAGAGATTCACTGAAATACCCAAATAACGGAATTGGGAAAGTTGTATATCCTCCGGAAAGTATATTCCAGCTACCTAACAATGATCCCAACAAACAACAGCAGCTTGAGAATTATGTCAAAGCCTCTTACACGAACTTCTCTTTAGGCGGGCAGTGTCGGATGGGACAGACGATTCAAGAAGGGGTTGTCGATGGATTCCTCAATGTGTTTGGTACCAAAAATCTTAAGGTTGCCGATTTGTCCATTTCGCCTATTATTCCAGATGGTCAGCCGTCCGCCGCTGCCCAGATGATCGGACTAAATGCGGTACGGTTTATAAAAGAGTATCCCTCTCCATATGTAATGACAGATAAGGAACTTGAAGATTACGAAAATGAGATTAAAAAAATATAA
- a CDS encoding IS4 family transposase — MSVSVSDELQLFAQEIQSFLSPNTLRDLARDVGFVQRTSKYQAKDLVALCVWVSQNVAMTSLTQLSSRLEASTAVLISPEGLNQRFNKAAVQLLQHLLAELLSNKLAASMTISSPYTSVFKRIRILDSTAFQLPDVFSSVYPGAGGCSHTAGIKIQLEYDLLSGQFLHIHTGPGKQHDRTYGSLCAPTVTANDLCIRDLGYFHLKDLQYIQDKEAYYISRIKSNTRIYQKNPTPDYFQDGRIKKGTEYIQIDMETLMNSLQPGQTCEIADAYVGMIDKVPARVIVHRLTKQQQQKRLQDQAVREKKKGMKYSPRSKRLSGINVYMTNTPTNIVPMGQVHDWYSLRWQIEILFKTWKSFFQIHHCKKIKPERLECHLYGQLIAILLCSSIMFQMRHLLLMKKKRELSEYKAIYMIKDYFLLLFQSIQKNTQELSKVLLRLFNLLQQNGRKSHRYEKKTVFDILGVVYNCTLSDNQAA, encoded by the coding sequence ATGTCTGTTTCTGTGTCTGACGAATTACAGCTATTTGCTCAAGAGATTCAAAGTTTTTTATCTCCAAATACCTTACGGGATCTTGCTAGAGATGTTGGTTTTGTACAACGAACCAGTAAATATCAAGCAAAAGATTTAGTAGCTTTATGTGTATGGGTGAGCCAAAATGTAGCTATGACTTCTTTAACTCAGTTATCTAGCCGTTTAGAAGCATCAACAGCAGTACTCATCAGTCCTGAGGGACTGAATCAACGATTTAATAAGGCAGCCGTCCAACTTTTACAACACCTACTAGCCGAACTACTAAGCAATAAATTGGCCGCATCTATGACGATTTCTTCTCCATACACTTCTGTTTTCAAGCGTATTCGTATTTTAGATTCAACTGCATTTCAACTCCCGGATGTATTTTCATCGGTTTATCCAGGTGCAGGAGGCTGCAGCCATACAGCTGGGATAAAAATTCAACTTGAGTATGATTTGTTAAGTGGACAGTTCCTTCATATTCATACAGGTCCAGGTAAACAACATGATCGCACTTACGGCTCTCTGTGTGCCCCAACTGTGACAGCGAATGATTTATGTATCCGAGATTTAGGTTATTTTCATTTAAAAGACCTTCAATATATACAAGATAAAGAGGCCTACTATATCTCTCGTATCAAGTCGAATACACGTATTTATCAAAAAAATCCTACCCCTGATTATTTTCAAGATGGAAGAATTAAGAAAGGTACAGAGTATATACAGATAGATATGGAGACGTTAATGAACTCCCTTCAACCAGGACAAACATGTGAAATAGCTGATGCTTATGTAGGAATGATTGATAAAGTGCCAGCTCGTGTAATTGTTCATCGATTAACAAAACAACAGCAACAAAAACGATTACAAGATCAAGCTGTAAGAGAAAAAAAGAAAGGAATGAAGTATTCTCCTCGTAGTAAACGACTCAGTGGTATCAATGTATATATGACAAACACCCCTACAAATATTGTCCCGATGGGACAGGTACATGACTGGTATTCTTTGCGTTGGCAAATCGAAATTTTATTTAAAACGTGGAAGTCATTCTTTCAAATTCATCATTGTAAAAAGATAAAACCAGAACGATTGGAGTGTCATTTATATGGTCAATTGATTGCCATTCTACTCTGTTCTTCTATCATGTTTCAAATGCGCCACTTGCTCCTCATGAAGAAAAAACGAGAGCTTAGTGAGTATAAAGCCATATATATGATTAAAGACTATTTTCTTCTTCTATTCCAATCGATACAAAAAAACACCCAAGAGCTATCAAAGGTGTTACTTCGCCTGTTCAATCTCCTACAGCAAAACGGGCGGAAATCTCATCGATATGAGAAAAAAACGGTCTTTGATATATTAGGTGTCGTTTACAATTGTACCCTGTCTGATAATCAAGCCGCTTAA
- a CDS encoding phosphotransferase, with protein MQKVFGTSYLVSNVTKMHGGAQKVVYKIDCSNGFSSVLYVWDLTMNYFQEEIANGDIHEQSYSSDLFELNNKYLIQQGIQTPSLYDLNKERNRYPYDYALVEYVNGQKAEVYFQHSDSYVKDKVFQRIGDMLTGMHANERNTHGKANQSGINTEKCHHLQMKHAKKDLDYASQHIDSIKASHSKLLDTLYELESKIEPRSRYGFIHGELGPDHVLINDKLEPYLIDIEGAKFFDIEHEHSFLQFRFGDYYRYLKNDTLDPNRMLFYRFHHHISLTSGGLRLLHRGFPNQQFAKDLTDHHSRCALRFIEG; from the coding sequence ATGCAAAAGGTCTTTGGTACCAGTTATTTGGTTTCTAATGTAACGAAAATGCATGGCGGTGCACAAAAGGTAGTCTATAAGATTGACTGCAGCAATGGATTTTCCAGCGTTCTGTATGTGTGGGATCTTACCATGAATTATTTTCAAGAAGAAATAGCAAACGGAGATATACATGAGCAATCCTATAGTAGTGATTTATTTGAATTAAATAACAAGTATTTAATCCAACAAGGAATTCAAACCCCCAGTCTATATGATCTGAATAAGGAAAGAAACCGTTATCCTTATGATTATGCTCTCGTTGAATATGTAAATGGACAAAAGGCAGAAGTGTATTTTCAACATTCCGATTCATATGTAAAAGATAAAGTGTTTCAGCGGATAGGAGATATGCTGACAGGCATGCATGCCAATGAGAGAAATACTCATGGGAAAGCGAATCAAAGTGGAATCAACACGGAAAAATGTCATCACTTGCAAATGAAGCATGCAAAAAAAGATTTAGATTACGCATCCCAACATATTGACAGCATCAAGGCAAGTCATAGCAAGCTACTCGATACATTGTACGAGCTTGAATCAAAAATTGAACCAAGAAGTCGATATGGATTTATACATGGGGAACTAGGCCCTGATCATGTATTAATTAATGACAAACTAGAACCTTATTTGATTGATATCGAAGGAGCAAAGTTCTTTGATATTGAGCATGAGCACAGTTTTTTACAGTTTCGATTTGGGGATTATTATCGATATTTAAAAAATGATACTCTTGATCCCAACAGGATGTTATTTTATCGGTTCCATCATCATATATCCTTAACTTCAGGCGGATTGAGATTGCTTCACAGAGGATTTCCGAATCAACAATTTGCAAAAGATCTAACCGATCACCATTCCCGTTGTGCACTGCGTTTTATTGAAGGTTGA
- a CDS encoding zinc ribbon domain-containing protein codes for MKKYKVCQSCGMPLSKDELGGGTESNGNKSVKYCSHCYMDGKFVQDITAIQMQQFVQEHLIKNIKTPKFLAKFLVRNIPKLDRWK; via the coding sequence ATGAAAAAATATAAAGTATGTCAAAGTTGTGGAATGCCTCTTTCGAAAGATGAATTAGGTGGAGGTACAGAAAGTAATGGGAATAAAAGTGTTAAATATTGTAGTCATTGTTATATGGATGGTAAGTTTGTTCAAGATATTACAGCAATACAAATGCAACAATTTGTACAAGAACATTTAATAAAAAATATAAAAACCCCTAAATTTCTTGCTAAGTTTCTTGTAAGAAATATTCCTAAATTAGATCGTTGGAAATAG
- a CDS encoding GNAT family N-acetyltransferase produces the protein MEDTYKIPKLETKRLLLKKLDLHDLDDLFEVYSDPQTTTYVPREVHKNKDETRIFLENTMDTAKKGKSFIWSIIFKGDQKAIGTCGIWKLSHSSVSLGAVINPLYWGKGVIVEALEELIKFGFQELDLNRIEGRCDIRNTASERVMQKLKMTYEGTLRQSVMINGMYCDSKVYSLLKHEYGNFR, from the coding sequence ATGGAAGATACATATAAAATCCCAAAATTAGAAACAAAGCGTCTTTTATTAAAAAAACTAGATTTGCATGATTTAGATGATTTATTTGAAGTCTATTCGGATCCTCAAACAACTACATATGTACCTCGAGAGGTACATAAAAATAAAGATGAAACTCGTATTTTTTTAGAAAATACGATGGATACAGCTAAGAAAGGTAAGTCTTTCATATGGTCTATTATCTTTAAGGGGGATCAGAAAGCTATTGGAACCTGTGGCATCTGGAAATTATCACACAGTAGCGTTTCTTTAGGAGCCGTTATTAACCCACTGTATTGGGGAAAAGGAGTTATCGTTGAAGCTTTAGAAGAACTAATAAAGTTTGGCTTTCAAGAATTAGATTTAAATCGTATTGAAGGAAGATGCGACATAAGGAATACAGCGTCTGAACGAGTTATGCAAAAGCTAAAAATGACATATGAAGGAACATTGAGACAAAGTGTAATGATCAATGGTATGTATTGCGATTCTAAGGTATATTCTCTTTTAAAACATGAATACGGTAACTTTCGATAA
- a CDS encoding collagen-like protein, protein MSKFKKKCHIPFPCAFPLPQIGSTGLTGATGPTGPSGGPPGPTGPTGAPGPTGIQGNLGPTGPQGISGPQGIPGISGSIGPTGPTGIQGIQGIQGIPGIQGPIGPTGITGVTGIQGIQGVQGIPGIQGIQGIPGPTGPQGVPGIPGSVGPTGPSGAVGPTGPSGGPPGPTGPTGPSGGPPGPTGVTGPTGPTGSPGPTGLQGIQGVQGIPGPTGPQGSQGIQGIQGNPGPIGPIGPTGITGATGIQGIQGIQGNPGLIGPIGPTGPTGLQGIQGIQGIPGPTGLPGTAGATGPTGPTGLTVSGLSQYAYIFNTAAQVVALEAPILFNSNGLMTPGFTHTPGTSQIMVINAGDYKISFSVSGVEPNQFTLFLNGAPVTSAVYGSGAGTQPNNGQTILALAAGDIITLNNHTSAAAVTLQTLAGGTQTNINASIVIEKLN, encoded by the coding sequence ATGAGTAAATTTAAAAAGAAATGTCACATCCCATTTCCATGTGCCTTTCCGTTGCCTCAAATCGGGTCTACTGGATTAACCGGTGCTACTGGGCCTACCGGACCTTCAGGTGGACCTCCGGGACCGACCGGGCCTACTGGTGCTCCCGGACCTACTGGAATTCAAGGTAACCTGGGACCTACTGGTCCTCAAGGTATTTCTGGACCTCAAGGGATTCCTGGGATTTCTGGATCTATTGGTCCAACTGGACCTACTGGAATTCAAGGTATCCAAGGCATCCAAGGCATTCCTGGCATTCAAGGTCCTATTGGACCGACTGGAATAACGGGGGTCACTGGAATTCAAGGGATTCAAGGCGTACAAGGGATTCCTGGCATTCAAGGCATTCAAGGGATTCCTGGCCCGACCGGCCCTCAAGGGGTTCCTGGCATCCCTGGTTCTGTAGGTCCAACTGGACCTTCTGGAGCTGTTGGACCTACCGGCCCTTCCGGGGGACCACCAGGACCAACGGGCCCGACTGGACCTTCCGGGGGACCACCAGGACCAACCGGAGTGACTGGACCCACTGGACCAACTGGGTCACCAGGACCAACCGGACTTCAAGGTATTCAAGGCGTACAAGGGATTCCTGGCCCCACTGGACCTCAAGGAAGTCAAGGGATTCAGGGGATTCAAGGTAATCCGGGGCCTATTGGTCCTATTGGACCCACTGGAATAACTGGGGCGACTGGAATTCAGGGTATCCAAGGTATTCAAGGTAATCCAGGACTTATTGGACCTATCGGCCCGACTGGCCCAACTGGGCTTCAAGGTATCCAAGGCATCCAAGGCATTCCTGGGCCTACTGGATTACCAGGAACCGCTGGAGCTACCGGACCTACTGGGCCTACCGGTCTTACAGTATCTGGATTATCTCAATACGCTTATATTTTCAATACAGCAGCTCAAGTTGTTGCCTTAGAAGCACCTATTCTTTTTAATTCGAATGGTTTAATGACACCTGGTTTTACTCATACTCCTGGAACTTCTCAGATTATGGTTATTAATGCAGGAGATTATAAGATTTCTTTTTCTGTATCAGGAGTTGAACCTAATCAATTTACGCTCTTTTTAAATGGTGCTCCGGTTACCAGCGCAGTTTATGGATCAGGTGCAGGGACTCAACCAAACAACGGCCAAACAATCCTCGCTTTAGCTGCAGGTGATATTATTACCCTTAATAATCATACTTCCGCTGCTGCGGTTACTTTGCAGACTTTAGCAGGTGGAACACAAACAAATATAAATGCTTCGATTGTAATTGAAAAATTAAATTAA